From the genome of Limisphaera ngatamarikiensis:
CGTATCGGCGGCGCTCATGGCGGCGGTGAAGCTGATGGCGTCGCGCATTTCGCCGATCATGATGATGTCCGGGTCCTGCCGCAGCACGTGCTTGAGCGCGTGATGGAAGGACAGGGTGTCCAACCCCACCTCGCGCTGTTCGATGATGCACTGGTTGTCCTCGAACACGTACTCGATCGGGTCTTCGAGCGTGATGATGTGTTTGCGGAAGTTGGCGTTGATGTGTTCAATCATCGCGGCGAGGGTAGTGGACTTGCCACAGCCGGTGGAACCCGCCACCAGGACGATGCCGCGGGGCGATTCGGCGATGCGCTTGATCTGCGGCAGCAGACCCAGTTCCTCAAAGCTGGGGACCTGGGTTTTGACGTAGCGCATGGCCAGGCACCATTGACCGCGCTGTTGAAAGAGGTTGGTCCGGAACCGGCCAATCCCCGGCACGTAGTAGGAAAAGTCAATTTCGCGCTCGGCTTCGAGGCGCTTTTTCAAATGCTGGGGCGTGATCTGGGCCACAATCTCCTCCATCCACTCCTGCGTGGGGATGGGAGCGTCCACGGTGATGAGTTGACGGTTGATGCGGAACACGACCGGGGCGTCGATCTTGAGGTGTACGTCGGACGCGCCTCCCTCCACGGCAGCCTTCAAAATCTTGTGGAACAGTTCCAGTGCCATGGCCCCAGCATACTCCAGCCGCACGGGTTTGTGCCAGAGGGGAAAAAGGATCGCACCCTTGCGGAGCGACGCGGCTGTGCCAGAGTCTGGCGTTCGTGGTGCTGCGTTTCGGGCGGGGTTCAATCCCCCGCCCCGCACGCATCGAACAGGGACAATGCAGCAGTTGCCTTCATCACGGCAGTCGCGCCGGTCCAGCCCCGCGTGGGCCCGGCAGGAAGCGGATGCGGCGCCGCCCGGCCGTGGTCGTGCGCCGGTTCGACGCCGCGCCCGGGCTTTTACGCTGGTCGAGCTTCTGACCGTGGTGGCGGTGGTGGGGGTTCTGGCGGCTCTGCTGTTGCCCGCGCTGCAACGGGCGCGGCGGCTGGCCCAGCGGACCACCTGCCTGAACCAGCTGCGTCAGCAGGGGATGGCCTGGCGAATGTACCTGGACGAAAACGACAGCCGGTTTCCGGACCGACGCGATTTGAAAACGTTGCTTCCCGGCGGGTACCGGCCGTGGGCGGACTGGCCGCCCAGCGATCCGCGAGCCGGCTGGGCAGCAGTAGTACTGGCCGGCGCGGGGTTGGAGGGCGGGGTTTGGGACTGTCCGTCGGCGCGGGCGGGATCATTGGCCGGTCGTCCCCAGGTATGGCAGGCGGGCGGATTGCAGGAGTCGGCGCCGGTGGTCCGGTATTGGATGTGGCGGTTTGACCGGGTGGACGAGCCGGTGCNNNNNNNNNNNNNNNNNNNNNNNNNNNNNNNNNNNNNNNNNNNNNNNNNNNNNNNNNNNTGGACAATTTTTGGGGCCGGCGCGAGTCGGACTGCGTGGTTGCCTTGCGTGCCGCGGGCAATCCCAATGTCGGGCAACCGACCGGCCCTGCCGAGGTGGAACTGGTGGTGGACGTCTATTTTCCGGCCACTTCTCCCACGGTCCCGGCCGAGTGGCGGGGCCGAAGCGCCCACCCCGGAGGCCGCAATCGGCTCATGATGGACGGACACGCGCGGTTTTGGCGGGATCCGCGGCTCGGCGGAAGCTAGGCCCTTGGGCCGGGAGGAGGGCGTTGACCGTCCCTGCGAGGGGTCGCGGACTTGTCCGGGCCACGCAGGCCGGGCAGATTCGCGTTCCGGCCGTGTCCCTGCCCGCGGGGACACACCAACACCGGCGCCGGGCCGACACTCGAAGGGCCGGAGTGGACCGGGTCCGACAAGGGTCCCGAGCCGAACGCCGGTAGACTCATGGAACCGAGCTTGAACGAGTTGATGGAAATCTCCGAGGCCAGGGATCGGGCGGTGCGAATCCGTCAACGCATCCCGCCCGGCGGCCTTTTCGCGGGCGAAAGCTGGCGGATCAGCCCGGTGCCCTACGTCCTGCCGCCGGAGCTGGCAAAGGAGTTGGAGGGGCTGGGTCGGGTCCTGCTGCAGTTTTACCGGGCGCTGGACCTGTTGTACCGCCAATCGGTCGCGGGCAAACAACCGGCCTGGGTGGCCGGGCTGTTGGACCGGGGCAAACCGGCCGATCTGATCGCGTGGCAAAGACACGCCGGATTCCGGCATGAACTGCCGCGTGTGATCCGGCCGGACGTGCTGGTGACGGCCGAGGGCTTGAAAATCACCGAACTGGACAGTGTACCCGGCGGCATCGGCCTGACAGCATGGTTGCAGGAGGTCTATCACGAGACGGATGGAGGGACACGGTTCCGCCTGCTGGGCGGGTCCACAGGGATGCGGGACGGGTTTGCGAGCATCTTCGGCGATGCCCCGCGGGTGCACATCGTGGTGTCGGAAGAATCCGCCATGTACCGGCCGGAGATGGAGTGGCTGGCCGGGCAACTGGGAGACCGGTTCGCAGTACGCGGCGTGCGGGAGGCGCAGGTGGGCCCGGGCGAGGCTGTGTACCGGTTCTTTGAGTTGTTCGACCTGGCCAACATACCCGGGGCGACCGAATGGTTCGATCGGGCCGCCCGGGGCGAAATCCGGATCACGCCGCCGCCCAAGCCGGCCCTGGAGGAAAAACTGGCGTTGGCGCTGTTGTGGAATCGGAACCTTCAGGAATTCTGGCGGCGCGAATTGGGGGCTGCGTTTTTTGACAAACTGCGGGCGCTCGTACCGTACACCTGGGTGGTGGACCCCACGCCGCTGCCTCCCCACGCGGCCATTCCCGAGCTCGGGCTGACGGACTGGCGACAGCTCAAAACCCTCTCCCAAAAGGGGCGCCAGCTCATCCTTAAAATTTCGGGCTTCTCCCCCGCAGCCTGGGGCGCGCGGGGGATTTACCTGGGCAGCGACCTTTCCCAGGAAGCATGGGCCGAGGCGGTGGAACGGGCCCTGCGCGAGTTCCCCGAACATCCGTGGATCCTTCAACGCTACCACCCGCCGGCCCGTCAACCGGCCGTGTGGTACGACTTCGAGCAGGACCGGCCAATCCCCTTCGAGGGCCGCGTCCGGCTCTGTCCCTACTACTTTGTCACGGGCGAACGCGAGCAGGCCCGGGCACAGCTCGGCGGCGTGTTGGCCACCATCTGCCCTCTCGACAAAAAAATCATCCACGGCATGGACGAAGCCGTGGAAACCGTGGGAGCGATGATCCCATGACCGAGGCATTGCAATACGGTCTCCTGGCCGTGGGCTCGTTGTTCGTGATCGTGGACCCGATCTCGACCGCGCCGGCTTTTCTGGCCATGACACCCCAGAACACGCCGGCCCAACGGATTCAGATGGCCCGCACGGCCTGCTTGGTGGCCACGGTGGTGTTAATGCTGTTTGCGGCCGCGGGCCGGGCCATCTTCCACTTCCTGGGCATCACGCTGCCCGCCTTTCAAATCGCGGCCAGCCTGGTGCTGTTCATGGTGGCGCTGGACATGTTGCGGGCGCAGAGGTCCCGCGTGCAGGAAACCCGGGAAGAGACCGAAGCCGCCGTCGGCAAAGAAGACATCTCCGTCACGCCCCTGGCCATTCCGTTGTTGGCCGGCCCGGGCGCCATCTCCACCGTCATTCTGTTGCAAAGCCAGGCCCAGAACTGGATCCAACACGGCATCCTTTACACCGCGATCGTGCTGGTCATGCTGGCCAGCTACGTCATCCTGCACATCGCCGCCCAGAGCAGCCGGTTCCTCAACCCGATTGCCCTGAACATCCTGGCCCGTGTCATGGGGCTGCTGCTGGCGGCCGTGGCCGTGCAGTTCATGATCAACGGACTCAAAACCCTCAAGGGCGAGCTCTGGCCCGGCTGATGCCCGCGAAATCCCGGAAGGCACGGCCGACCCCTGGGACCCGGCCGGGGTCCGGCCGTTTCCGCCGTGCGCCCGACCGGCCGCCGCCGTTTCCAAACGAAAACGTTGCGCGCGGCCGCGGTCTCTGCTTTGCTGGGCTGCAGAACAATGGCTCCAGTAACCCGGTGTCCTCCCATGAAACCGCCGCATACCATCACACGTCGCGAGTTCCTGACCCGGGCAGCCGCCCTGGCAGGTGTCGTGGTTGCCACTCCCGCGTTGCGCGCGGCCCCGGCCCCGCGCAAGACGGCCACCGACCAGGTTCCACTGGGTCAAACCGGACTCAAGATCTGTCGCCTGGGCATGGGCACCGGCAGCAACGGCGGCGAGGTTCAGCGCCGGCTCGGTCGCGAGGGCTTCGACCGGCTCATCCGGTACGCCTACGACCGGGGCGTCACCTACATCGACACCGCCGAGGCCTACGGGACCCACGAATACATCCGCAGCGCCATCCGCGGTCTGCCCCGCGAACGGTTGTTCATCCTCACCAAAATGCCCGGCGTACCGGAAAAACCGCTCGAGGTGCTCGATCGCTACCGGAAAGAACTGGGCGTGGACTACCTGGACTGTGTTCTGACCCATTGCGCCACCAACGCCCGCTGGGACGACGAACGACGTCGCGTACTCGACGCCCTGGAAGAAGCCAAACAAAAGGGCATCATTCGCGCCAAGGGCGTCTCCTGTCACGGCCTGCCCGCCCTGCGCCGCGCCACCGAGGTGGAATGGGTGGACGTCCACCTGGTTCGTCTCAACCCCCAGGGCCGTCATATCGACGGTCCGTCGGATCGCTGGAATGAAGGCGGCAACGAAACCACGCTGCCCGAAGTGGTTCGCGAAATCCGCAGCATGCGCGCCAAAGGCCGGGGCATTATCGGAATGAAAATCATAGGCAACGGCGAGTTTCGCTCGCCCGAAGACCGCGAAAAATCCATCCGCTACGCCATGCAATCCGGCCTCGTGGACGCCGTGACCATCGGTTTTGCCAGCACGGACGAGCTGGACGAGGCGCTGGAACGGATGAACCGGGCCCTGGCCGAGGTGTGATCCACAGCCGGTTCACCACCCCCGCCGGATACGAAGTCCCAAAATCCCGGCGCCAGGGCTTCGGATGTGGTTCATGGCGCCGAGACAACCCGTCTTGAGGCCGGGCCCAGGGCACAATCGCCAAAACCCTCCCGGCGCAGTTTCGTGCCCGGGGAGGCTTGGCAGCACGAGCCTCCGAACCGGGCAGAGTGGATCCGACGGCCCTGCAACCCGGCCTTGGAAAAAGCACGGCGCCGTCGCCCCATGAACGGAGCGGCGGCGCGCGCTTGCATCGTAGGAAACGGTAAAAGAGGGGCGCCTCAGCCCTGGGCAGCCGGTGCAGCCGGCGTTTCCGGCGCGGGCGCCGGTGCAGCAGGCTGACTTTCCGCAGGCGCGGCCGGCGCGGCCGGCGCGGCGGTGGTCTGGGCCTGCGCTGCCCCGGCGGCGGCTGCTGGTGCAGCGCCGGGTTGGGCGGCCGGCTTGGAAGCGCCCTGGGCCGCCTGACGTGCTGCCCTGGCCGCCAGTTTCTTGCGCTTGATGTAGCGCTGCCGCCGGCGTCGCTTCAAAATCTTGTTGTATTGCTTGCTCATAGTTCCTTTACAAGCCCGCTGGGATGCGGTTGCTTGGGCCGAGCAATATGAAGTGGCTCGCAAAACAGTTCAATCTCTATTTGGCCCTGGCCGTGCTGCTGGCGGGGCTGGTCGGCTGCCAAACGGCAGCGTCCCGATCGCGCAAGGAAATCAGCACGTTCCGTGTTCATTTGGAGGTCCGCCCCGACCCCACCGGCCAGACCGAAACCATCACCATGTTCCGGGACAACCCCGTGGAAATGACGGTGGAAAAGTCGCCGTTCCTGACCGAGGTGCACGTGTTATCCGCCAGGCTCGTGGAACGCTTCGGCGTGCCCACCATCCAGATCCAACTGAACCGTTCGGGCACCTGGTTGCTCGAGCAATACACCACCGCCAATCGGGGTCGGCACATGGCCATCTTCAGCCAGTTTGGCGAAACCCCTGACAAGGCCCGGTGGCTGGCCGCCCCGTTAATCCGCCAGACCATCACCGACGGCTTTCTCGCGTTCACACCCGACGCGAGCCGGGAGGAGGCCGAACGCATCGTCAGCGGGCTCAACAACCTGGTGAAGCAGCGCAAGCAAAAGGACTTCTGACCCTCCCATGCGCGCGGCGCCAACCGGCCTCACGCTGTTGCTTCTGTCCCTCGCAGTGGGGCAACCCTCCGCCGGCCCGGTCACCGGCCCGTTCCGGCTTCCCACCCCGAACCAGGCCCTGTTTGAACCCGGCGGGGAATCCCGGTTCTTCGCCCCCACGCCCGGCCGGGATTGGCAGGCCGGAACATTCGGCTGCACCCGCACCGAGGGCCGGCAATTGCATGAAGGTATCGACATCCTCGCCACCCAACGCGATCGCCAGGGTGAACCAACCGATCCCGTCACCGCCGCAGCCGACGGCGTGGTGGTTTACGTCAACCGCACGCCCGCCCTCTCCAACTACGGCCGCTACATCGTCCTGCTGCACCGGATCGAAGGCCTGAACGTCTACACCTTGTACGCGCACCTGCGTTCCATTGCCGATGCCCTGCGTCCCGGCCAGCCGGTTCGGGCCGGCCAGCAAATCGGCGTGGTCGGACGCAGCACCAACACCCGCACACCCATCGCTCGCGACCGTGCCCATCTGCATTTCGAAATCGCCTTCATGCTGTCCGACCGGTTCGAACCCTGGTTCAAACGCACCGAGCCCGGGGAACGAAATGACCACGGCAATTACAACGGCCAAAACTTCGTGGGAATCGATCCGGCGGAGGTCCTCCGACTCCAGCAAACCCTGGGCCCGCGGTTTTCACTCCTGCGCCACGTGCAGGGTCAGGTCCCCCTCTGCACCGTCCGCCTCCGGGCAGTGAACCTGTTTTGGGTCCGACATTACCCCGCCCTGGTGGAACCCGCCCCGGCCGGCACCGACCCCGTCGTCGGTTACGAACTGACCTTCGCCTATCAAGGACTGCCCTTCCGGGCCCGGCCAATCACAGCCCGCGAGTGGCCCGGCCAGGCCCGCCTGCAACTGGTGCACGTCAACGAAGCCGAGACACAAAACCGCCCCTGCCAACGGATGCTGGTGCGCCGCGGCAACCGGTGGGCTCTGAGTTCAAGGGGAGAACGTCTGCTCGATCTGTTGGCCTACTGAGCCCCTGCCAGTCAACCCGGCCCGCATCCGACCCACCCCGACAGCCCGCGTCCCATAACCGGTCAGGGAGAATCACCCGACCCTTCGAAGGAACCCGGCTGCAAAGCCAGCAAGCTCCGGAAAAGCGCCAGAAACCTATTGCAGGGATTTCGCGGATGCCACGCACAAAACCCGACAGGGGAATGGCGACCCTACCGGGATTCGAACCCGGGCTACCACCGTGAAAGGGTGGTGTCCTAACCACTAGACGATAGGGTCGCGATCGTCGTCCTCCAACTATACCCATTTACCGCCCTGCGTCACGTAAAAAAGCAGGACCCGACCCGCAGCGACGTCTCGGACCGGCCCGACTTGAACCGCGCCGCCGAACGCCGCGTTTGAGCCCGCCCGGTCCGCCACCCGCCAACACCCGCTACCACGCCCAAAGCTGCAACGGCCCAACCTTGCCCCACCGGAGTTGCCCCTGCCCGCTTCTTCGCCAGCAGGGGTCGGGCCTGAACCGACCGGCCCTCCACCCAACCCTGCATCAGCACTTTCTGCAGCTCCGTCAAGCCGGAGGGTGTCGGTCCCGCCCACCCCATCATGTTGCCGGGCGGGCTGTACGAGACCGGGCCGGCTCAAACACCCGTCGCATCATCGCCACGTCCGCGACGTGACCCCTTCCCAATCGCACCCACTGGGCCGGGCCCTCCGTGCCATTCACCCGTCGGCCGGATCTCCAGAAAGTCGGCAAACCGGCCCTGCAGTTCTTGTTGGACCGTTCCTCCTTCAACCGGGCGCCACCGGGCCAAAAACCATGTCGGGAGCGAACGGGCGAGATGCTCCTGCAACATCGGGCGCCAACCTGTCCGCCAAACGACCGGCTAGGGCACTTTGCGTTGCATGGCAGTGCCACACGCGCAAGGCACCCATGAAACGCGTGGGCCGGTCCGGGAAAGGTCGGAACTGCAGGCCCTCCTTTTTCCCTCAACGCTGCCAGCTTCGGTACAATGCCCTCAACCAAAGCAACCACGACCCCGAGCCAGGATTTCATGCCGCTGTCCGCACCCCGCCCCCTTCGATGACCATCCGGCAAAGGGTTTGAGCCCGGGGCCGGCTGGCAATGCCGCATCCGGTGACGCAACCCTGCCGGTCACCCCGAAACCACTGCCGAGAACCGGCAAGCGACCTCGGCCGCTTCAACCGACCGACCATGAACCGGCCCCCGGGCCGCGACGCCCGCTGCCGCGAAACTTCCACCGTCGCGTCTCTGGAGACGACGCCATGGCAACCTGGCCTGACGACGTCATTTCTGACCCGCGAGCAACGATCCGACGCCGGAGTGTATCTTCGAGAACATCGTGGGCTGGAAGTGTCCAAAGCCGTCAGATGCGGCGTTGCGAATCGCCGGGTCCATGGCGTTTCTGGTCGCTCGGTTGCGGTACAATCGGGAGACCGTTACGGGGCGCGCCCGTGCCCAAAAAGACCGTAGGCGGTTTGAAGTCGGGGCGACAATGAACGCGCAGGGCCCGCGTCGCCGGTGCACCGACTTGTCTCCAATAACCCTGCAGTGCCGTCTCCCTTCAGGGTAGCTTTTCGGTTTCTCGGCTGCCGGATCGTGAGCGTGGCTTCTCCACACCACCGGCGTGTGCAAACTCCCCATCGCGGGTGACCGCAATTCCCGGCGCATCCCGGAGCCGTGCGGCCGGAGGACGCCTGCGCTGGGCAGCCCGTCCCTCAGGGTGAGCCAAGATTATGGGCTGAGGCGGGGGCCGGTTTTCCGGGTGGGAACCGGTGCAGACGGTGCCCCTCGGCAGAGCGCGGGCTTGATCCCGGGCGACTCCGGTAGCATCCTCGCCCCGACCGAACCGGACTGAGTCAACATGCAAACCATCACACTGGGCGTGAGCCCGCTTCGGAGCAGCCGACTTGCCTACGGTTGCTGGCGCGTCACTGGGACCTGGGATCCGCGGCAGGTCACGGCGGAGGGTTGGAAGGCGGGCAAAGAGGCCATCCGCACTGCGTACGAGGCCGGCTACACCCTGTTTGACAACGCGGACATCTACTGTGGGGGTGAGGCGGAACGTCTCCTGGGCGAGGTACTGCGGGAAACCCCCGGGATGCGCGAGCGCGTCCTGATTGCAACCAAGTGCGGCATTCGTCCGCCCAACACCCCGCAACCCGGCCTGCCGCAGCGCTACGACTTTTCCGCCGAACACATCCTGCGGTCCGTGGAAGGGTCCCTCCAACGACTCGGTGTGGAGACCTTGGACCTGCTGCTGTTGCATCGACCTGATTATCTGGCGGACCCTGCCGAGGTGGCCGAGGCTTTCTCCCGGCTCCGCCAACAGGGCAAGGTGCGATGCTTCGGTCTGAGCAACTGTCGGCCCACGCTGGTGACGGCGTTGCAGTGTGCCTGCCCCATGCCCCTGGTGGTGCACCAGGTGGAAATCAGCCTGCTCCAACGCAGTGCGTTGACCGACGGCACACTCGACCAGTGCCTGATCGAACACATCACGCCGCAGGCATGGAGTCCGTTGGCCGGCGGTTTGTTGGCGGACGGGGCTTCCCGGCAGCTGCGCTGGCAGCAACAATACCAAACGCATCAGGTCCTGGAAGAACTCGATGCCCTGGCCCGGCAGTACGAGACCACCCGCAGTGTCATCGCGCTGGCCTGGCTGCTCAAACATCCCGCCGGGATCATGCCCATCGTTGGATCCACCCGCCCCGAACGAATTCGCGAGGCGGTCCGGGCCACCGAGATCAACCTGACCCGGGACGAATGGTACCGGCTGTTGGTGGCCGCCCAGGGCGAGCCCCTGCCCTGAAGGACCGTGGCGGCGTTGAGTGACCGGGCGCTCCCACACGTCGCGCCGGTGCACCGAAAGCCCCCTTTCCCTGGGCCGGTGGCAAGTCCTCCGCCCGCACTGTGAATCCAGCCGACACGGTGTCCCGTCCGGGCGCGGCCGCGTTCACAAGGGCTCGTCCAAACCCAGGTCATGGGCGGCCAACTGGCCCAGCGCAATGCCGCCGTCGTTGGGTGGCACACGCTGCGGCCAATAGGGCCGAAATCCGGCCCGACGCAGCTCGCGCACCGTCCAGGTAAGAAGCCATCGGTTCTGGAAACAGCCGCCGCCCAACAGGACGGGCCCGCACCCTGCCGTACGGGCAACCTCGACAATCCCCGAGACCAACCCTTGGTGGAATCGCGTGGCCACCACGGCGGGCGACGCCCCACGGTCCACGTCTTCGAGCACGGCACGGATCAACGGGGCCCAGTCCAGTTCCACAGGGGCTGCCTCTTCGGCAGGTTGCCGCAGCGGCAACGGATAGGGATCCCAAGCGGCCCCGGGATCCACCTGGAACTCCAGTTCCATGGCCGCCTGGGCCTCAAACTGGTTGCGCTCGCGCAACCCTGCCAGACAGGCCACGGCATCGAACAACCGCCCCGCACTACTGCTCCACGGGGACCGAACCCCACCGGACACCATCCGCCACAGCACCGATCCCTCCCGGGCAGGGAACCAGCGACGGATCCCTTCCTGCAGCCGACTCTCCAGCCCGGAATCGTCCCGAACCAGCTCGTGCAACAGACCCAGCGCAGCCCGGCGCGGTTCGCGGGCCGCTGCATCTCCCCCGGGGAGACGGAACCGCCGCAAGGTGGCGATCCGGACCGCGCGCCCGGCCTCAACCCGGAAGAACTCACCGCCCCAGATGGTTCCGTCCCAACCCAGACCGGTCCCGTCCCACGCCACGCCCAGCGCCGGCAACCCCACTTCGTTTTCCACCCACACGGCCAGGACATGGGCCAGGTGATGCTGAACCCCGCGGCGAACGGGCGACTGCGAATCCGGCCGGGAGCGGCCCCGTCCCGCGAAAAATGTCCGCTCCGCCAGACGCGTGGATCCGTAGTCCGGGTGGAGGTCCAGGACAACAACTTGCGGACGCACCTCATACAAGGCCGGCAGATCCCGCACCACCCGCAGCCAGGCCTCCTCCGCCGCGGCGGTTTCCAGGTCACCGATGTGCTGGCTGAGGAAGGCCTGTCCACCAATGGCCAGACCCACGGCGTTCTTCAAATGTGCCCCCGCCGCCAGGACCACGGGAGTGTCGCGACCGGAGCCGCGCGCTGTTTCTGCGCGCCTCAGGGGCAACGGCAACGGGGCAAAGCCACGAGCGCGCCGAAGGACCATCTCGCGTCCCTCGACCACCCGGACCACCGAATCATCCACGTAACGTGCAATCGGCCGGTTGTGAACCAGGAACAGATCGGCAATCCCGGCCAGCCGTTCCAATGCCTCCTGTTCGTCCGTGCAAATGGGTTCCTCGCTGAGGTTGCCGCTGGTGGCCACCACCGGCTCGCCCACCTCCCGCAACAGCAGGTGATGCAGAGGCGTGTAGGGGAGCATCACCCCCAGGCACGGGTTTCCCGGCGCCACCCCGGGCGCAATCCGGGGCGCGTCCCGTTCGGGCACCGGCAACCGATCCAGCAGCACGATGGGCGCCTCCGGCCCGCACAAAGCCCGTTCTTCAGCCGGGCTGACCCTGCACACCCGACGCACCTGCCCCATCGAGGGAAACATCAGCGCCAGGGGCTTGGCCTCACGCCGTTTCCGCTCCCGCAACCGCGCCACGGCCTCGTCCGAGCGCGCCAACACCATCAGATGAAACCCGCCCAGGCCCTTGACGGCCACCACAGCCCCCTCCCGCAGCGCCTCGGCCGTCTGACGGATTACCGACTGCACGGCCCGGGCGGCCGTTTCCGGATCGGCCCTCCCCGGGGCCGGCCGACCATCGGCCAGGACGTCGCCACTGGCCGACCACAGTTCCAAATGCGGCCCGCATCGGGGACATGCGATGGGTTGGGCGTGAAAGCGCCGGTCCACCGGGTCTTCGTACTCCCGACGACAATCGGCGCACATCTCAAATCCGGCCATGGTTGTACGCGGGCGGTCGTAGGGCAGTCCGGTGATGATGCTGTAGCGCGGACCGCAATGCGTGCAGTTAATGAACGGATAGAGGTGGCGCCGGTCCCGCGGATCCCACATCTCGCGCAGGCAATCGGCGCAGGTGGCAATGTCCGGCATCACCAACGCACGGACAGTCCCGGTGTCATCGCTGGCGCAGATCTTGAAGTCCCCGTATCCCACCGGGTCCAGCCAGGTCAACTCGACGCTTTGCAGAGAGCTGTGCGGGGGCCGTTCCGCCGGAAGCCGGGCCAGGAACTGTTCCAGGGCCGATCGCGCACCCTCCACTTCCACGACGACGCCCTGCGGCGAGTTGCGCACCCAACCCTTCAGGGCCAGCCCGGTGGCCAAACGATGCACGAAGGGGCGAAACCCCACCCCCTGCACCACACCACGTATGACAACGCGCAATCGCTCCATGCCCCGGCAACCTGCACGGCCGATCGTCAAGGACCGTCCAACCGGCCGAGGTTCACCGTAACGCAGCCGTCTCCAGTTTCCAATCGCGGGCTGAACCGGCCTGATGGAACGAGAACATTCCATGCCGGAGCGTGCCGGGCTCCGCGCAGGATCCCTTGAAACGCGCCCCGCCCGGGTCCGCCACCGCCGCGGGTCATGTCGGCGCGGGACACCGCACGGCGGGCGCGGGCGAATGCCCGGGGCTCGCCACCCCCGGTGAGGGCGCGATGAACGGGCCGTCGCCAGGGCTCGGGAAGCCGGTTGCCCTCCTTGAGCGCCAAAAGTGACTGCTGCCCGGCGTGAGGCGGGCGGGATGCCCGTTGCGCCAAAACAGCTGTTACCCTGTTGAGCCCCCACCGAAGGAAGCCGACGCACGCCGGGTTGCAAGGCTGCCAACCCGATCGGCTCGAGGATCGGCAGCAGCCTCTCGGGGTGATGGGTCCCGGGCCGGCCCGGAAGCCGGGCGGGCGCGCAAGGCGCGGATGGCCGCCTTGCGGTGGTGGCACAACCAGCTGACCTCCGGGTCGGGCCGTTGACGTTTGGAAAGCCTGCCGGCTCGGGCGCAGGCACGACGCGTTCGAACTGGCGTGCCGCGTTGGAGGTTGGCGCGGTCAGGTCGGTCTGCACGGCACGTGGCACCGACCTTTGGCGCAACGACTCGTTTCGGCCAACGAGTCCACCCCGCCCTGCGAACAATCTTTTTGGCTCAAGTTGCGCTCGCGCCGAACACGGGAAAAACGTTGCCGACGGCGCAACCTTGTGTTTTAGAATAATGGGCCGGCCGAGCGGAGAGGTGGCTGAGTGGTTGAAAGCGCACGCCTGGAGAGCGTGAGTACCCCAAAAGGGTATCGGGGGTTCGAATCCCCCCCTCTCCGCCAGATTTTTTTATTTTCACG
Proteins encoded in this window:
- the hypF gene encoding carbamoyltransferase HypF, which gives rise to MERLRVVIRGVVQGVGFRPFVHRLATGLALKGWVRNSPQGVVVEVEGARSALEQFLARLPAERPPHSSLQSVELTWLDPVGYGDFKICASDDTGTVRALVMPDIATCADCLREMWDPRDRRHLYPFINCTHCGPRYSIITGLPYDRPRTTMAGFEMCADCRREYEDPVDRRFHAQPIACPRCGPHLELWSASGDVLADGRPAPGRADPETAARAVQSVIRQTAEALREGAVVAVKGLGGFHLMVLARSDEAVARLRERKRREAKPLALMFPSMGQVRRVCRVSPAEERALCGPEAPIVLLDRLPVPERDAPRIAPGVAPGNPCLGVMLPYTPLHHLLLREVGEPVVATSGNLSEEPICTDEQEALERLAGIADLFLVHNRPIARYVDDSVVRVVEGREMVLRRARGFAPLPLPLRRAETARGSGRDTPVVLAAGAHLKNAVGLAIGGQAFLSQHIGDLETAAAEEAWLRVVRDLPALYEVRPQVVVLDLHPDYGSTRLAERTFFAGRGRSRPDSQSPVRRGVQHHLAHVLAVWVENEVGLPALGVAWDGTGLGWDGTIWGGEFFRVEAGRAVRIATLRRFRLPGGDAAAREPRRAALGLLHELVRDDSGLESRLQEGIRRWFPAREGSVLWRMVSGGVRSPWSSSAGRLFDAVACLAGLRERNQFEAQAAMELEFQVDPGAAWDPYPLPLRQPAEEAAPVELDWAPLIRAVLEDVDRGASPAVVATRFHQGLVSGIVEVARTAGCGPVLLGGGCFQNRWLLTWTVRELRRAGFRPYWPQRVPPNDGGIALGQLAAHDLGLDEPL